The following are encoded together in the Methanosarcina flavescens genome:
- a CDS encoding HisA/HisF-related TIM barrel protein: MFRVILVMDIFNRSVVLAKGGNRENYRPVSDSSNVCSNSDPVDIVEFLHPREVYIADLNVLQSKGPLETNTGVIREVSLRADTMLDFGISSLQDVDKALSIAGTAVIGTETGTLSTIKDAASGNPGKISVSIDIKHGKVLKKDPKLPESPFEIVKLLNSFPLKDLIFLDLDRVGTASGFDPDFLRKLVKCSSHNVLLAGGVKDMEDLFILEELGIKGALVATAIHSGLVPQAVLSSGLRPNNKK; the protein is encoded by the coding sequence ATGTTCCGAGTAATTCTTGTGATGGATATATTTAACCGTAGCGTAGTCCTTGCAAAGGGCGGTAACAGGGAAAACTACCGCCCGGTTTCAGATTCAAGTAATGTATGCAGCAACTCGGACCCTGTAGATATAGTTGAATTCCTGCATCCCAGGGAAGTTTACATTGCCGACCTTAACGTACTCCAGAGTAAAGGGCCTCTCGAAACAAACACCGGAGTAATACGGGAAGTAAGTTTAAGAGCAGACACAATGCTTGATTTCGGGATCTCGTCTCTACAGGATGTAGATAAAGCTCTTTCCATTGCAGGGACTGCTGTAATAGGTACAGAGACAGGTACGCTTTCGACAATAAAGGACGCAGCCTCTGGAAACCCCGGAAAGATCAGTGTCAGTATTGACATAAAGCATGGCAAAGTCTTGAAAAAGGACCCAAAGCTTCCAGAGTCACCTTTTGAGATCGTAAAGCTGTTAAATAGCTTTCCCTTAAAAGATCTTATCTTCCTTGATCTTGACAGGGTTGGAACAGCCTCAGGGTTTGATCCTGATTTCCTCCGGAAACTCGTTAAATGCTCCAGCCATAATGTACTTCTTGCAGGAGGAGTCAAGGATATGGAGGACCTTTTTATTCTTGAAGAACTTGGGATAAAAGGAGCCTTGGTTGCAACCGCCATTCATTCAGGATTGGTTCCACAAGCTGTATTGAGTTCAGGACTTAGACCAAATAATAAAAAATAA
- the tmk gene encoding dTMP kinase, with protein sequence MRGKLITLEGIDGSGKSTIAGKLQENPAIKVFEPVFTREPTRGTLTGNAVEKAIQSNTDQLAELFLFTADHAEHLAKIVKPALENGKVVISDRYSDSRYAYQGITLKTHLENPLEWVKNLHRDWTIVPDVTFLFDIRPEVSIQRCGKRGEQSKFEKIEFLRRVREIFLRLATEEPERFIIIDASRSPEYIEKEVAEKILEFLSRN encoded by the coding sequence ATGAGAGGGAAACTGATCACACTTGAGGGCATTGACGGCTCGGGCAAAAGTACGATTGCGGGAAAGCTTCAGGAAAACCCTGCTATTAAGGTTTTTGAACCTGTGTTTACCAGAGAGCCTACGAGAGGCACTCTGACTGGAAATGCTGTGGAAAAAGCCATTCAGTCGAATACTGACCAGCTTGCCGAGCTCTTCCTTTTTACAGCTGACCATGCCGAGCATCTGGCCAAAATTGTAAAGCCTGCGCTTGAGAATGGAAAAGTTGTAATTTCTGACCGCTATTCTGATAGCCGATACGCTTACCAGGGCATAACCCTGAAAACTCACCTGGAAAACCCTCTTGAATGGGTAAAGAATCTGCACCGGGACTGGACTATCGTTCCGGATGTAACTTTTCTTTTTGATATCAGGCCTGAAGTCTCAATTCAGCGATGTGGAAAACGAGGAGAGCAAAGCAAGTTCGAAAAAATTGAATTTCTACGGAGAGTCAGGGAGATTTTCCTCAGGCTTGCGACAGAGGAGCCTGAACGTTTCATTATAATCGATGCTTCCCGTTCCCCTGAATACATAGAAAAGGAAGTAGCCGAAAAAATTCTGGAGTTCCTTAGCAGGAACTGA
- a CDS encoding DUF166 domain-containing protein, with translation MTVIGVITRGKYGHRLIETIKEHSDFSIVTADLPEFVPVFIEEPDEFLDALNFDRQIFSAEIIITYSLHPDLTSAIAKLAAEAGVRTLIVPGGPSRASVPELKKISEASGMDIEVDEICCSLEPNAFNKPFTDLFGSPILEVKTKDGKIADVKVIKGAPCGSTWHMAKEIVGMEIKDAPPRAGLYIQHYPCRAARGDFGGIHESGELHKQAFIRALENEE, from the coding sequence ATGACTGTAATAGGAGTTATCACGCGGGGCAAATACGGGCACCGTCTGATTGAAACTATCAAAGAGCATAGTGATTTCTCAATCGTGACTGCAGACCTTCCTGAGTTCGTGCCTGTATTTATCGAAGAGCCTGATGAATTTCTCGATGCCCTTAATTTCGATAGGCAAATTTTCTCTGCCGAGATCATAATTACTTACTCACTGCATCCGGATCTGACATCAGCAATTGCAAAGCTTGCGGCAGAAGCTGGTGTGCGTACCCTTATAGTTCCGGGTGGGCCGTCCAGAGCTTCAGTTCCCGAACTCAAAAAGATCTCTGAAGCTTCAGGCATGGATATAGAAGTAGATGAAATCTGCTGCAGTCTTGAGCCCAATGCTTTCAATAAGCCGTTTACGGATCTCTTTGGGTCTCCTATTCTGGAGGTAAAGACAAAAGACGGAAAGATTGCCGACGTCAAGGTAATAAAGGGGGCTCCATGCGGGAGTACCTGGCATATGGCGAAAGAAATAGTTGGAATGGAGATAAAGGATGCGCCTCCAAGAGCTGGACTGTATATCCAGCATTACCCCTGCAGAGCGGCACGTGGCGACTTTGGAGGAATCCATGAATCAGGGGAACTGCATAAGCAGGCATTCATAAGAGCCCTTGAAAATGAGGAGTGA
- a CDS encoding DUF2111 domain-containing protein, with the protein MTTLSISEDSGPEDLEAIAIAVHSVTGLPTTIRSLKRKGLRLEKGEILDRDYTGPVLEKVLKTNEVIHEVPTEGVYRGKHVVVAPIRSKDGKVIAALGIVDILAIIDLQSIFQEYTSILQEVEDSKK; encoded by the coding sequence ATTACTACCCTATCTATCTCAGAAGACTCAGGGCCTGAAGACCTTGAGGCAATAGCAATCGCAGTACACTCGGTCACCGGACTCCCTACGACAATTCGCAGCCTCAAGCGAAAAGGGCTTCGCCTGGAAAAAGGGGAAATCCTTGATAGGGACTACACAGGACCTGTGCTCGAAAAAGTATTGAAAACAAATGAAGTTATCCACGAAGTTCCTACAGAAGGCGTATACAGGGGAAAACATGTGGTTGTTGCTCCCATTCGCTCAAAAGACGGGAAAGTTATTGCAGCTCTCGGGATTGTGGATATACTGGCTATCATAGACCTGCAGTCCATTTTTCAAGAATATACCTCAATATTGCAAGAGGTTGAGGACTCAAAGAAATGA
- a CDS encoding F420-dependent methylenetetrahydromethanopterin dehydrogenase has protein sequence MVNIGFIKMGNLGMSQVINLIQDEIAAREGIIVRVFGTGAKMSPAEAADSESFKQWNADFVVIISPNAAAPGPTAAREIWKDVPCIVVSDGPTKKEAREALEQEGFGYIILPVDPLIGAKREFLDPVEMASFNSDAMKVLSICGVVRLIQEELDKVTDQVASGRSGKELELPHIFAKPEKCVEHAGFANPYAKAKALAALHMAEKVAQVNFPACFMLKEIEQVCLTAAAGHEIMEAAAQLATQAREIEKSNDTVFRQPHAKNGTLLKKVKLYEKPQ, from the coding sequence ATGGTCAACATAGGTTTTATAAAAATGGGCAACCTGGGAATGAGCCAGGTTATCAATCTGATCCAGGATGAAATTGCAGCTAGAGAAGGGATTATAGTACGTGTATTTGGTACAGGGGCTAAGATGAGCCCTGCCGAAGCTGCTGATAGTGAAAGTTTCAAACAGTGGAATGCAGATTTCGTGGTAATTATCAGCCCGAATGCAGCAGCTCCGGGTCCCACTGCGGCTCGTGAGATCTGGAAAGACGTCCCTTGTATTGTAGTCTCAGATGGCCCAACAAAGAAAGAAGCCAGAGAAGCTCTTGAGCAGGAAGGCTTCGGGTATATAATTCTTCCGGTAGACCCTCTTATCGGAGCAAAGAGAGAGTTCCTTGACCCAGTGGAGATGGCATCCTTCAACTCCGATGCAATGAAAGTGCTATCCATTTGTGGTGTTGTTAGACTCATTCAGGAAGAACTGGATAAGGTAACCGACCAGGTTGCATCTGGCAGATCAGGAAAGGAACTGGAGCTCCCACACATTTTTGCAAAACCTGAGAAATGTGTTGAGCATGCTGGCTTTGCAAACCCTTATGCAAAAGCAAAAGCTCTGGCTGCTCTTCATATGGCTGAGAAAGTAGCACAGGTTAATTTCCCCGCATGTTTCATGTTAAAAGAAATCGAACAGGTGTGCCTTACAGCAGCAGCCGGACATGAGATAATGGAAGCTGCTGCGCAGCTTGCAACACAGGCAAGAGAAATTGAAAAATCCAATGATACTGTATTCAGGCAGCCCCATGCAAAGAACGGTACTCTGCTGAAAAAAGTAAAATTATACGAAAAGCCACAGTAA
- the serB gene encoding phosphoserine phosphatase SerB: MNCPTYNSTENKMIVFDMDSTLIDAETIDELARAAGVVSKVEEITKRAMYGDLDFEQALIERVRLLKGLPLETALDAVDKINLMPGAAELILYVKSRGYKTAMISGGFTISADVIGKVLGVDFIVSNELLVEDGCLTGKVVGPITQSDSKAKVFEELTRLNGVRPEQCVVVGDGANDACIFEKAGFAIAFNPKPILREYADVVITKKDLRAVIPVLESLSYQCCNQAQHVDIEQ; encoded by the coding sequence GTGAACTGTCCTACGTACAATTCTACTGAAAACAAAATGATTGTTTTTGATATGGATAGCACCCTTATAGACGCTGAGACTATCGATGAGCTCGCCAGGGCTGCAGGTGTTGTAAGCAAAGTAGAGGAGATTACAAAGAGAGCGATGTATGGCGACCTTGATTTCGAGCAAGCGCTTATCGAAAGGGTCAGACTTCTTAAGGGACTTCCCCTCGAAACTGCCCTTGACGCGGTAGACAAAATCAATCTGATGCCGGGAGCGGCAGAACTTATCCTCTACGTCAAAAGTAGGGGCTATAAGACTGCAATGATCTCAGGCGGATTTACTATCTCTGCTGATGTAATAGGTAAAGTGCTTGGTGTCGATTTCATTGTTTCCAACGAACTGCTTGTGGAAGACGGCTGCCTTACAGGCAAAGTTGTCGGCCCTATCACACAGAGCGACTCAAAAGCAAAGGTATTTGAGGAACTTACCCGGCTCAACGGAGTCCGGCCGGAGCAGTGTGTGGTTGTCGGGGACGGCGCAAATGATGCCTGTATTTTTGAGAAGGCAGGTTTTGCAATAGCTTTCAATCCCAAGCCCATCCTGAGGGAATATGCGGATGTGGTCATAACAAAAAAAGATCTCAGAGCCGTTATCCCTGTTCTTGAATCTCTTTCTTATCAATGTTGTAATCAGGCACAGCATGTCGACATCGAACAGTAG